GCCAGCGCCGCGGTCGGTCTCAGAGCGCGGGGCCCGCCATCAGGTGCTTCTGCCAGTGCTGAAAGCTCAGGAGATCCTCCCCTGACAGCTTGCACTGTCAGAAGGTCGCCGCGCGCTCGAAGAAGGCGACGTCCACCAGCTTGACGCCTTCCGCCCTGGCGGCCTCGGCGACCTTCTGAGTCACCATCTGGCGGACGAAGGGGATCGGGATGCGCCCCAGACGGTGGACGACCTCCTCGGTGCAGCGGATCCGGGTCCCCGGAAGCACCGGTCCCTCTGCCGTCGCGGCGTCCGGGACGTGCTCGCAGGTCTCCGGGACGAGCTGGGTCAGGCGGAGCGACACGTAGTCGGTCACCCAGCTCTCGATCGCCTCCTTGCTGGCCTCGGCGTTGAGCTGGGTTCGCCCGAGCTGTTCGCTCACGCTCTGGAGGAGGGCCTCGAGGCGGGCGAGACGGGACTCGAGCGCGCCGAGCCGCTGATCAAGCGCGTCGGAATCCATGGGCGCATCCTATCACATACCGCCGGGACCGAACCAGGCACGCACGCCGGTCACTCGACAGGAGGCCGCCGGGTGTGCCAGTCGGTAGCGCGCTGGTACGCATCGGCCACGCGGAGGACGGCGGCCTCGTCGAACGGGCGCCCGGCAATCTGCA
This DNA window, taken from Candidatus Rokuibacteriota bacterium, encodes the following:
- a CDS encoding PCP reductase family protein — encoded protein: MDSDALDQRLGALESRLARLEALLQSVSEQLGRTQLNAEASKEAIESWVTDYVSLRLTQLVPETCEHVPDAATAEGPVLPGTRIRCTEEVVHRLGRIPIPFVRQMVTQKVAEAARAEGVKLVDVAFFERAATF